The nucleotide sequence GCATGTACAGACATCCACAACAAGATAAAACAAAAGCAGGTTGTGTGTAAGCAAAAGAGGAATTTTGCTTTTAGTTGTCATCTCATTTTCATTCTATAGTTTAGATTACAAGTTTCATGGGCTAGCAAGACTAAGGTGGTTTTGAGAAAAACCAAAAGGAATATACCTATTACATGTCCATGATAAATGAAAGGAATATTCATTTCAAGCAGATGAAATGAATCGTTATGGAGACAAAAGCCCAATCACCAATAAAAGAACAAAAACTAAGCACACCTTGGTACATTTGAGCAAAGGAGGCGATTGCAGAGAGCAGTGAATCCAGCCCTGGTCTTATCAATTGCACCATTATGCTTCATTTTCAAAAGAACTTGCAAAAAATGGTTCCCTATGGTCTCCAGTTGTACCAAATCGAGAATTCCATCAGACATGTTGATGCTTTCTATGTCATCAGCATTGCTATGAGGATAATCCTGACTAGATGAATCTGAAAGGGTGCAGCTAGGCAGTGGAATTTTTCTAATGATGGTTCCTAGAAGAAGACTGAcctgaaaaaggaaacaaaaggcTGTCATTAGTAGTTTACAATAAAAAATGATAAGCTATTGATATCTAAATTGTACAAGCATACTCTTGTGCACAATACACAAACTTTTTTTAACGAAAATGATCAATATAAAacctaaaaattaattttttattcgcTTGTTTTCAATGTCATATTACTTAAAATATACAGAAAAATATTTACTACGTTAGCAAATAAACTTAAACAGAATCTCTGCTGTATTAGCCCATGAAGGAAAAAGGTTATATTCGTGAAATTAGCCAGAATTATCAAAAGGAGAGAAACAATAAGCCTTTGTAGTTAATAGCAGGCACATAGTACAGCAAGATAGATGCAGAGTGAACAACAAGCATTAGTCTTTACCTCCTTCATAGCAAGCCAACAACCAACCATAACAACCTGTTCAGCTGGTCTAACATCATTTTCAGATTTCAAATTGCTATCCACTGGTTCTGACAAGGATTCTGATGGATCCATCTCCAATGGTACTTCTGAAAGAAAAGCAGCATCATCGACCATATCATCCATATCATAGGGCATACACCATGCATCTGCAGAAACTACCCAAAGAGCCAATTTAGTTACTCGCATAATTAGTTCCAGAAGCTTCTCTAGTAGACACCTCATCTCAGAGCAACTTGACAGGACTGCCTCAGAATTCCAATTCAATTCCTCGAAAGTGTAGCGAAGTGTAAGCAAAACTCCATGAACAAAGCTGTTCCTACAAGCTTCTGAAAGATCCTTTTCACCCTCCTCGACAACAACATACAACCATTCTATAAGTGATGATATGTACTCTACAACAGGACTCCTAGTTTTAGGAATATCTCCATTCATCAACTCTGTTTGAGAATTGACACAAACAACATTACCAGAAGCTCCAATTATCCAACCAAGATCGAGTACATACTTCTTAAATATGAGGCGGAAAGTCAAAGCACCAGCATCACTTTCTCTGACACGTGGACTGCAGACCAATCTCTTTGCCCACCTGATCAAATGATTCACTGAGTCATTGGAGGAAATTCCAGGAAGTGGGGTTGGAAAGCATAAGAGAATGCGAAAAGAGTTTTCTCTTAGTCTATCCCAACTATCAATTATAGATCCTACCAATGACAATGTGGAATCTGATGAAGTAATTCCTTCACTATAAGGATAGAgaagatgagttccttgaggtggtcgtggaggccaGACATCAATCATTATCAAAATAAGCTCCATGGCCATGATTTTCCTCTCATATGGAGCAGAAGGATAACAGGAGTAAAAAAGAAAGCAACTCAACCACTTCATAAATTGGAAAAGGTCCCTCGCTCGATGGACCATTGCATCTTGAGCATAATCATCAGGACTATCTTCTATGCCACCAGAGCATGCAGTTGGCTGCCATAACCCTTGCTTTACTTGTCTCTCTAATGCTGTCCGAACTCTAGAGAAGAACTTCCTGAACAGGCTTGTCCACTTCATCTGAAAAGCTGTTGAGCTACAGCGCATGTTCAATGGCACTGCCTCTTTCATCAGGCTGAGCTCTAAGGAGGATGGCAGACTAGAGGTCTTGGGGTTGAGAAAGAGAGACTCAGCTGCATCTATCCGTAGACTGTCATCAGCATGTGCCAGTGCCAAGATTAACCACTCAACAGGAATTCTAACATTAATTCCTTTTATACATACAAGAGCAATATAATCAGAATTTTTCTGCTGAGTCAAGGAATCATGGTACAAATCAATATCCCCCTCAAGAAGAGCAAGTGAGCGGGACACCTTTAGCAAAGAAACTAGTGCAGCTACACAGTGGTCGATCTTTAGATCCATATTGAATCTGCTCTCTCCTATGCTTGGTCCAACTGAGATAAAAGCAAGCATTGGGAATATGCTGTCTGTGTCAACATCAAGAATGACGGGAAGAGCATAAGTATTTAGGTTAGATCGGAGCTTCGAATTGCCAGATATGAGTCCATGCAATAAAGGAGGCAGGCTGAACTCTCTGAAAGAATCATATCCCTTATCAATGCCATCATGGCTCCAACATTCATCACGCAAGCATTCAAGGAAGCATTTCAAAAACGATGTGGCAGCGCAGCAAACATCATCGTCTATATAGGCATAAGCAGTCTCAAAGAGGAGGTCCGGATTCAGTTCCAGAAGAGTCTTTGCGCCCAAGCGTTTGGTGAGAGAAGCTAAAGGAACATATCTGCCCTTGCAACGGGTCCCCAAGTGAAGAAGGTCCCCTGCAATATTGCAGAGGAGTGACTTATATCTTTCATTACCTTCTACCGAAGGAAGAGATGACCCAATATCCAAGAGGAGATCAAAGATGAGATGCACCTGTTTGACCGTCTGACTCAAAGGATCTTCTAAATTATTCCATATAATTCGCAGTATGCGGCTGATCATGTCTTCAGGAAGGGGTTCATAATCTCCGGAGAAATCAGTAAGTTCCGCTAATATGGAGGTTTTTATCTGCTGCAAACAAATCTGCATCACTGTAAGAGCGTGGAAATTGAAGTGGCTATCAATGGGGTTTTCACAATACTTGCAGAGCCCAGGCAGAATTCCGTTGTATAATACAGTCCACGCCATACAATTAGTCAACTCAGTGAGACGTGTATTGAGCAAATTCCTTGGAATTGCTGTCAGTATCCCTCTCAGCAAACAAATCCTACTCAAAACCGAGAGATTGCTCATTTCTAAATACAGATCACCATCTGGAAGCACCTTCTTCATCCCCAAATCACCAATACCTCTGTTGTCATTGTTAAAACCAAAGAACCCACTGGAAATAAAAGCAGAGAGCTCTCTAGGTTCCATACGGGTTTGAATTGCCGCACAGAAACTCACACCAGCAGCCACCAAGCAGTCTCTCGAAAAAGCTGATGACTTCAGAACACCCAAGATAGTTCTTATAACACTCCCAAAAATACCTGACCCCTCCTCCAAACCCAGAAACCTGGAAGGAAACCGCTGAAGCAAGTAGTACAAACAAGACATAGCCTCTTGGCACTGCTCCATCACGACTGGTGAGGGCCGAGACCCACTTTCAATATCTGAAATCACGCCTTCCAACCCAACAGCTACATCCATCGCCGCCAAACCCGAACATTTCTCCATCgtctcattcaaaaatcctaATTTTGGGTAACTTATCAAAGATAATGCTGCCCGAGACACCAAAAACCTTTTCCTTCCCTTGCTATTCAAATCGCCATATTCCTCACAGAGAGACACAAAACAGCTATCAATCACAGAAAGAAACTTCCAGCTCTTTGCGATGGAGGAGATCAGCGTTCGGTGGAGCGGGAGGGAGTTTTCGAGAAAGAGGATTTCCAGGTAGAGCCTAGTGGCCGTCGACACGATGTCGGTGGGGATTTCAGGGGTGGCAAGCAATTGGGAGAAAGCAGAAGAGAGGTCTTTAACAGCAGGAACTTGGGAGTAGGTGGAGTTCAGGGAGATCAAATGCTTCAATTGGGAGAAGAAATCAACAGAAGAGAAAACATTCGAGGGAACGAGATTGAGGGCTTCGACAAAGGGTTTAGGGAACACGACTGAGCTGTAAGTGTATCGGTGCCGGTGCTGCAAAGCGCGCCATTTTGCAGACATTTTGCCTCCTTTTATCAATCAATCTATTGAAATTTGGTTTTTGGGAGGGGATTGATCTAGAATaaatttaaagtaaaaaaatggaagaaaaaaaaagatacagtGCTTAATGCTAAGGATTCACCTGGATATATTTATGACAGAATCCTACTTCGCTGCTTCGGGAATCTCTATCTCTCTATTCAAATCTCTTCTACTTCCCGCgaggaggaaggagagagcAGACACAGAGAACGCGCAAATAGCTGGGAAGAAAGGGCACCAGTTAGGGTTTTAGAACGATGTGAAATGACCACTCTACCCCGAAATTCGGGTTCGAATCCGATGTATGACTCTCGGTTAACCCGACCCAACTGAATGGATCCTCAAGTTAGATCCAATGAGCTGCTGGATCCGGTTAAACAGGACCGGATTATGAAGCAAGATATTAACATGTCTAACCCAATAATTGCACTTTTATGGGCTTGTAGAAGTTTTCATGATGCCATTGCCCGATATTGGCCCCATGACATGCATGTTATATTTATACTACATACAAAAATATTAGGTTTGAAATTGGAGAAAATCTTCTCTTGATCATGTCTTCTCGTTTTATATTGAAAATACTTTTCTATCCatcttgaaaaatataatttatatccTACCATTTTTATCACTTGTGTTGACCACTCCAATTGCATCGGACCTttcatagaaatcaaaaatatataagatTATTTTTCTCTAATGTGACTCTCGAATAGATTCGACTCTTTGATAAATTGAACTCTATCACTATCTTCTCAAACATGTGATGCACATAGCTAtttactaataaaaaaaatattaaagaatttttttttttggaaacgaGTCATTCTTGTAGGGAAAAGAAAACATCACTtccattttttctattttaaaaacaaaaaataaaattctacttttagttttttttcctagcttttaaaaaatatgaatatgtgtCGTATAATCCATTATCCTTAAAAGTATAAATGTGGCAACAACAGCAACAATGATGGTAATAGTAAGACAAGCAATAAAAGTGTTGGTGATGTTGCTGAGGAGGGTAATGATAATGACAGTTGCAACAACAGCAGTAATGGGAGCAACTATGATGGAAGTAGCGAGGGTACCGGCTATTTTGATAAAAACAAAGATGATGGCATTAGTGTTTTGGCAACAATGACAATAATAGTGGTAAAACTACAGGCAATGTAATGGAGGCGATAACAGTAGTAGCAATGGTATGGTGAAAACGGCTATGGTGGTGGTAAAGGCACAACAGTGATGGTAGAGATGGTATTAGTGGTGgtaaaaatatgaatttttatttttaaaaatattggaAGTAAGAATTTCTTATGTTCatcttttttgaaaataataaaaataacttatgaaaaatagaaaataagaatgatagtatcaattatatttttgtCTTGATTgttgtgattttattttttttaaaaaagataagaaatAAAAGCAATATCTAATTGGTATGTAATGTCAAGAGAGTTTCACAAGTTATTCAAAAAACATTCTCAAAAATCAAATCCACATGTTTTAAGCAAATATGatgttttaatatatttaatcatTGGTAACTACTTTTTGCATATAAAATCACCATATTTGGAAGAGAATGAGTTATctcgcataaaaaaaaaaaaggcaagaagATCGAAGCTAGGTATTTCAGTTCCTCTTAAAATCATTTTTTGACTTATTGTAGAAATATTTGCAAATAATGTAACCAagtgtttatttttttaatgagtgctttctatttaaaaaaattataaaagaatTTTCTAAAACAACACCGAACATGTCCAcagtcaagaaagaaaaaataaattaaggCACACCTGCACATAGGGGAACGAGTCAAAGAaataattgaaatttatcaagaaGAGAAGAGGTATAATTCCGAGTCTCTAATTgaataaaaaatagtaaatttttaAATCCAGTTATACAGAAAAAGTTGAGCTATAATTCCGAGTCTCTAATTATACTAAAAGTTGAACCGGACCGAGTAGAAGAAATCACCGACACACTTACATTTAACTCCCTATCtatctaaaaaattacaacatTACTTTTTATGACGAACGAACACGGGATCTTGGTACGAGCCCTTCATTGAGAGCGGGTCAGAGAGAGAAGAACCTCCGTCCGACCCTCATGGCCTCATTCATCTCCCCTCTCTTTGCATCTCGGTCTTTCTCTAGATCCGATCTCCCGAATATCTCTTCTAAGACCCTAACTGTAAGCCCGACTCTTGCAGGAATTGCGCGATTTTCCCTTCATTCTTCGAtgaatttttggtatttctcgAGGTTCTAATTCGAGTTTTCTTAACTTGTTCCGTGGTTCGAAATTCCCAATTGGAGTGATCCTGGAATGGCTTTCTACCGGCTCATTGGCGAGTGGTCGCGATCTCGCCGGTGGAGAAGGTATGCGCGAGTCTGGAAGCGGAGATGCCCCCTCTGGATATTCTCGCTCTGTTTGCTTTCTTTAGTTTATCTCTCCTTCTTCGATATAAAGGTCCAATTCCATGGTGAGTTTCCGAAATCTTTTCTCATCGtacttcttaattttttttcaaaaggttTGCTTTTATCTAAAATGCGATTTAATCgcttaaatatttcttttcatgtttccaTTCGGTTTATTTTTCAGCATAATTCCAGACTTATTGGTGTGTCTCGACTCCTCCGTAATTGGATGGGCTTGAGTACGCTGATTGTACTATCTCATGTTTGTTATCATAAAATATGTGCAGGCAATTCAAAATTGAGTAGAAGTATGGAGTAAAGAACGAAGAGATATTGGAAGTTGACATTCTTATTAATGTTTGTAGTTAAGATAATGACAGTGTAGCTGGGAGAAAGTTGCCATATAGGCCATTTCTCGAGGGGATAAAGTCCAGTCGCTTCTCTTGTCTCTCTAGAGACAACGGTAAACAAGGTTTTAAATGGCCTAAATGGCAACTTTAAATCCTATAGGCCGGGGTTGTTCCAATTTCTCCATGGGAGTCCCACCGGTGGTCGAATTAATTTAAACCAGATTTGGCTGAAGTTAAACTTATAGTAAGCATATAAGACTGCTGATCTCCAATTTAAGCAAATAATTTAGATCTCTGAGAGGACCTTGTAGATTCAAGACAATATTAATTCAATTAGATAATTGCAAGCATTAAAGTAAAACACATGATCTAATGTTTCCCATATAAGTAATTTGGTTACAACCTGCTTTATCACCTGTGTATGTTTCATCTCTGAACCATCTCATGTCTTTCTACCAAGTTAGGTGTGTATAGTTTTCTTTCTCGAGATATTTTTTCCTCATTACATGATCTTTGTTCTGTTATTTGTGAAAGTCTGTGATTTAGCAATTTGGAGTTTTTAGTGCCATTTGCAAGCTTTTTTGTTCTTTATACTCATTACATTCATGTGGAAGAAATCTAATGTATTTTCATCAGGTTTGCGCCACGGGCTGGTGAACCAAGGAATTTCTGTAGATGAAATTGGTAAGAGCAATTGGAGACATGCCCATGACTGCATAACTGTTATTTCTGTTTAGGTTCAACATTCTTATACTGGTGCTGAATAAGAAGGTGTTGTAAGTGCAATAGCTTTGTAAAATTTGGACTTGCTTTCCTACAATAAAAGTAATGTTTCACATGCTAGTGCTGCAGGTGAACTGGAGTTCTCTAGACCTCCAAGAGCCAAATCTCGCAAACATCGTAAGAGTTTTCCCTTAACCTTCTCATGTTTTCTAAACCTTTTGCTTCTTTTGTGTGTGCATTTTTGTGTGTAAGGGTGTCTTTGTCCTTTccataatatttttcataatttttccataggaaatttcttttttaatccAAGTGATATATACTTGGATAGTATTACTTACTTTCTGGCTTAAATTCAATTGTTTATATGTGATAACTAATAGGTTTCATTGAAGATGGCATCTGTTATATGTTATTTTTGTGCCAGATATAACAAACTTAAGTTACAAAGATTTTATTATTGACTTCCAGAATCGGACTATtcccattcttcttcttcttcatcttcttctttataCAAAATGTTCAGAGAAAGGGTGTCAAGAGAAAGGAGTGGCTGGTATTACCTGAAAAATTTGTTTGGGTGTATAGAGTCCAACAAAAAATAGTTATAAAAGAACTTATGCAGAGGCACTTCCATGCTATCTGCTTAGGAACAGacataattgcataaaattatgaACTACTGAATTAACTTTACCATTCAATATGAGCTTCAACTTGAATGACTATATTATGTGTTATATTCTGCTAATGGATAGGAGAGGGAAGAAATGGTGAGATGACGAAACACTTTGTGTTTAAACTGCTTTGTGTTTATAATTGAATTCTGACACCTAGATTCAAGTTCCTTTTTAAAAAAGTGTAAAATCTATTCCTACTACTGTCACTTTAGGCTAATCTCAACACATCACTTAATGTTTCGCGTGCCTAGAGGTCCCTTCCATTCATGGCAAGTGCCAAAAgtatcaacactttgaaaatcataaaagaaattgAATCACCTAATATGAGATGTTGATAGAGTGAAGTCAACAAAGTATTTTGATAAAGACCAAAATGACATTTTTTACTTTCTATTCATTTTTTCTAGCCCTTTTTGTATTATACAAAATGGTTCCATATTCTTAGGCTGTGGTGGTCATGAAATAACCTTGGAGGGAATTAGAAAAAATTATTGAGGTTCTGTAGAAGTAATGGGCTTATTCCGTAGGATTCCGCAGGATCAATGCCTTTTGGTGTTTGGTTGGAGGAGTAAGCAGGAGGGTAAGAGAAGGGGATAGAGTGTGCTTAATGCCTCTGGATTTAGTGATGATTCAGATTTTCGTTGCAAAGATAAAATTACAGTCCCACTTTTTTGTGTACTAATGAATGGATAGAAAGAATGGAGGGTCATATAGTATTTGGCTAATGACATGGGAGGGGATAAGTCTATTCCACACCTCCCCATGGAGTAGACTCATCCGTTAAGTAGGAGGGATATTGATCCGGGACGATCTCTAGCACTTACGAGTGTCTTGGTTGTCTCAGCCCCACGCCAGTGGAATCACACGACGCGCGGGAGGAAGCGCGTTCCGAGTTCCATGCGAGGAGAACCATACCCGACGTGTGTTCCGAGTTCCATGCGAGGAGGAGAAAGCATCCCAAcgtgaagatgatggtgagtccCATACATTCGCCAAGCAGGAGGAAGCTCGAGCCGAGCCATCCCGCATCATGCACGGTAACCATTGCATGGACGTGGGAGTGAGGAGCGTGGGATGCGTGTTCCAAGCCTACTCCCGAGCCATCATGCATCCGCGCCTGGGTCCCACCTCAAGAACTATGCACAAGGGATGGGGGAAGTTTTCCGAACTAACCCGCGTGACGCGCTTGTTTTGTTGCATGGCATAATCTCATGCAACGTGGGACCCGGGAGGCTTTGAGGTACCTCTGAGCCATGCATGGTTATTGGGGAGAACGTGGGATGTGGGGGAGTAGCATGGGAAGCCAGTTCTTTGTTCCATGCAGTTGCACCACATAACCACTCGACATCTTGCTCACTCCAGAGGAGGTGGTCCACGTCGGGTTCGTGGGATtatgggagagaaagagagagtaggGGAAGAAGCTTGGGAGTTAAAAAAGGAAGGGATAGCCTCTGTAGTAGGGGGGGAGACCTGTAACAGAGAGAGTCATAAGTGTATGGGAGCTCTTCCCAATATAACCCCTTGGTCCCAAAAACATTTCTCTCTCCTATTTGAACGATCAGAACGAAGGCTTTGTGATTCTATCTCCCTCGTTCGGATCAGATATCCCCTTACGCATCATAGATATGGAATAGGGTATcttgtcccccccccccctgtGGATTTCACCACTGTTTTAAAAAGCAGGTTGGGCGCTCAACCAAGCAGCTGCCTAAGGCAAATCAAGCCCCCACACACCCTGCCTTGGCCCGCCACTAAGCAGGCGCTTGGATGCTCATCAACGCTTAGGCGACCTCTCAAGTTGGGTGCCTGGGCTGGTTTTTAGCAGGTCAGATTAGCTTGGGTCAGGTATTGATTTTTGACTTGCTGTCCGACCCATCAGCCATTCCAACTTTCCCTTTCAAATGGAGCGGTTATTGGAATGAGCCCTAGGGCCTAATCCCTAAGACAATGGGAAGAACAAAGATGAACAGCGGTGACCGGCGCTCGAGGACTTCACAGTCAATGACAATTGGTGATCAGGAAGGATACTgtcttcttcttgttgttctTCTTCGAAGCAATAGTGCTGGTGGGTCTTGCCATCATAGGCAGCTGCTACCCTATAGTtggggcttcttcttcttctttttatgtgTCTGGTTACTGGAACCAAAATCATGTTGGTGGGTTTGCCATCGTCAGCAGCAGCTACCCTACAATTGAGGCTctggttcttcttcttcttcttcttcttcttttgtgttTGGTCACTGGGACCAGTAGTGTTGGTCGGGGTTGGCATCATGGGTTGCAGCTGCTCTACAGTTGAAGCTGCTATTCTAGCCTTCCTTGGACTGCAAAGGGCTGTTCAGAGTAGCAGTGTTTGTAGCTGGTGTCATTGGAAACAGCAACTGCTGATGACAGTAGTGGTGCTGCTGCCACATTGCTGTTAGTGGCGCTGCTGACACTGCTGTTGCTGGTGGTGGTTGTCCAAGGAATTTAGCATCTACTAGACTaaagaggaaaaaaacaaaaaggaggaggaggattggGAAACAAATTGGTATAGTCTATACTCTATAGTCTCATTAGTTTATTTATTAGCTGGTCATACCATTGTTTTCATGCTTTTAATACTATTCTTCATTATTGTctcatttttaaaagttttcatgATATCATATCATTTAGTAGTTCATTGTAATGTTAAATTTAATGCCTTTGAtgttttgaaaattatcttACTTTTAGATTTGGTTACTAATATATGAAACATTTTGTGGGTTGTTATTATCTTCAATATTTTCAAGGAATCTCCTCGTATTTATGAttgttttgtattttttaaTTCATGAGACCGCCTTGAACTCTGGGCGCCTGCCTAGTGCCTAAGTGCTTGGCAGTCCCCTAGTCACTTGTCTTTCACCTAAAGTTTTTTTAAAACCTTGGATCTCACCAATGTGATTGTACTTATTGGTGTTCACAAATGCTAAGATAGTTCATTCCTTCTTTAAGTGCATGGTCATTCAGATGTTTTTGTTCATAATATATGGAAGATAATCTACATTCATTAATTATTCTCGTTAGAACAATGTCCAGTATCTAGAATAACATTAAAATACAGATGCATCAATTATTATCTCTTGGTCCTCATTAGTTTTTTAGTTATGCTTTTTGTTAttgtttttcttctccttgcccCTTTTTTTTGCATGAGAAGAATCTTTTGGACTTCTTAGTTTGTGTGTTATAAGAAAATAGCACTTACAGAATTATTGTTACTTGATAATTATGATTGATGTGGAGATCAACAGAAGGCCTAATTGTACAGGATGCTTGTGGAGATTTACATAAAGTTGTACTTCTCAACATTTGTGACATCTTTATACTATGATATCAAATCCCATAGTTGAATATTATTGGAAAATCCAAAATAACCCACTCGTTATATGAGATGGTTGTCTGGCCTGATTGGAGGGAAAAGGTAATATTGCATTTCATATACTGCATTTCTTGCTTCCATATGATATGCATGAGCAGTTGGTGTTTGAGCTGCCTGGGGCAAACATAGCACATATGAAGCTTTGAGGAGAATTAGGACATGTGTGTTGTAACACATTAACATGCATATAGAAATTTATATGAGTCTTGCTTGTACATGCCAAAAAAACCTAACCAGAATTTGGTAAGGTTAAACACAATTTTATTGCCAGTGTTGCAGTGAGGAAGAACCTTGCAAACCTTTTGTTGGTTAGCATCCCTGGCCTATCTGTTTGGTGTTAGTTTTTCCATTCTATGCTTgtctaatagacaaaatggtgAACCTGTAACTTGACTTTATCATCTTAAACATGGGAAAGCAAAATGCCAAAACATATGAAGATATTGGATAAATATAATGATACTGATCGATGGAAACAGATTTATGTAGTTAGTGACTGGTTTGAGGTACTTCTGGAGACTTCGAAAAGGTTATTTTTTAATTGAACTGAAGAGATAATTAGGTAGGACATTCCTGACTGATTTACAGAAATTGCCAGTACTTTGAGGGAGGTCTACAACGGCGAAAAAAAGATTTTGCAATATTGCAGAGCATATTTTTTTTAGTATGAAAGTACTGCACTTTTAAGATGGAACAAGAAACATCTCTAAtccaaaatattaaaaaattttcttaTGCTATATAGAAATCACAGTCTTGCTTGTCGATCAAAGATTTTTTACATAGAATATTCTACGTAATAGATCACTGTAGCCTCTTAATAATGCTTTCATTTTTCTTACATGATTCTAAGGTTActtagtttttcttttaattcaaCTAAAACTTATTCCCATGactgtttatttttgtatgatgAACATTTCAGATGTTCAATGTGAAGTTGGATTTCTGGAGTCAGTTGATGACCTTGTGGAGCCAGAAAACTACATGAATTTTACACAATTTTTGCTAAGATACATCACTAAAGAGGAGATACCTCGTGGGAACAATGTATTTGAGCCTCGATTTGGTGGACATCAGACCCTTAAACAAAGAGAGAACTCATACTATGCTAGAAGTCAAACACTTCATTGTGGTTTTGTCAAAGGACCAGAGGGATTCCCTAGCACTGGATTTGATTTGCATGAGAAGGACAAAGAATACATGGCTACTTGCAAAGTTGTGGTATCATCTTGCATTTTTGGAAGCTCTGATTTTTTGAGGAGGCCAACAAAGAGTAAGGTATGCACTTTTCTAATCCAAAGGCAACCAACTTCTTCGTTTAGCAttgttatatgtatgtatgtatgtatatatatgtatatctttATGTACGTATATCCATGAATAAAGACACAGGCCTCATATCTTTCCACGTGTGAACAACGCATGTATTTGCTGACCAGGAAAGCCAGAGATCGACAAGTGCATTATGTGCCAAATTTGCCGTGTTATATTTTTCGTGCTGATCAATTTAACCATAATCACCTCTATATGCCTAGCTTCGGTGTTGGTTCTTGAAGTTTTTTAAGTCATAAAGTGGGTACTTGGTTTATATTTTAATGTGTTAAAGCAGGAATTTTGCCGTGTTCACATCTACCGTTTGGTTCAACTTCTCATTTATCATTGATAAc is from Phoenix dactylifera cultivar Barhee BC4 chromosome 6, palm_55x_up_171113_PBpolish2nd_filt_p, whole genome shotgun sequence and encodes:
- the LOC103703289 gene encoding thyroid adenoma-associated protein homolog is translated as MSAKWRALQHRHRYTYSSVVFPKPFVEALNLVPSNVFSSVDFFSQLKHLISLNSTYSQVPAVKDLSSAFSQLLATPEIPTDIVSTATRLYLEILFLENSLPLHRTLISSIAKSWKFLSVIDSCFVSLCEEYGDLNSKGRKRFLVSRAALSLISYPKLGFLNETMEKCSGLAAMDVAVGLEGVISDIESGSRPSPVVMEQCQEAMSCLYYLLQRFPSRFLGLEEGSGIFGSVIRTILGVLKSSAFSRDCLVAAGVSFCAAIQTRMEPRELSAFISSGFFGFNNDNRGIGDLGMKKVLPDGDLYLEMSNLSVLSRICLLRGILTAIPRNLLNTRLTELTNCMAWTVLYNGILPGLCKYCENPIDSHFNFHALTVMQICLQQIKTSILAELTDFSGDYEPLPEDMISRILRIIWNNLEDPLSQTVKQVHLIFDLLLDIGSSLPSVEGNERYKSLLCNIAGDLLHLGTRCKGRYVPLASLTKRLGAKTLLELNPDLLFETAYAYIDDDVCCAATSFLKCFLECLRDECWSHDGIDKGYDSFREFSLPPLLHGLISGNSKLRSNLNTYALPVILDVDTDSIFPMLAFISVGPSIGESRFNMDLKIDHCVAALVSLLKVSRSLALLEGDIDLYHDSLTQQKNSDYIALVCIKGINVRIPVEWLILALAHADDSLRIDAAESLFLNPKTSSLPSSLELSLMKEAVPLNMRCSSTAFQMKWTSLFRKFFSRVRTALERQVKQGLWQPTACSGGIEDSPDDYAQDAMVHRARDLFQFMKWLSCFLFYSCYPSAPYERKIMAMELILIMIDVWPPRPPQGTHLLYPYSEGITSSDSTLSLVGSIIDSWDRLRENSFRILLCFPTPLPGISSNDSVNHLIRWAKRLVCSPRVRESDAGALTFRLIFKKYVLDLGWIIGASGNVVCVNSQTELMNGDIPKTRSPVVEYISSLIEWLYVVVEEGEKDLSEACRNSFVHGVLLTLRYTFEELNWNSEAVLSSCSEMRCLLEKLLELIMRVTKLALWVVSADAWCMPYDMDDMVDDAAFLSEVPLEMDPSESLSEPVDSNLKSENDVRPAEQVVMVGCWLAMKEVSLLLGTIIRKIPLPSCTLSDSSSQDYPHSNADDIESINMSDGILDLVQLETIGNHFLQVLLKMKHNGAIDKTRAGFTALCNRLLCSNVPRLCKLTDSWMEQLMERTTAKGQSVDDLLRRSAGIPAAFIALFLSEPEGTPKKLLPRALQWLIDVANKSLCNAPEDGDWKTEVVHKELSTNQNDTALGDMKTETHVNIRASKIRDKGVVPTVHAFNVLRAAFNDTNLAADTSGFCSDAMIVSIRSFSSPYWEVRNGACLAYTALVRRMIGFLNVQKRQSARRALTGLEFFHRYPALHPFLFSELKIATAMLRDACSGHMESNMAKSIHPSLCPVLILLSRLKPSLISSGMDDALDPFLLMPFIWQCATQSNLRVRVLASRALIGLVSNDKLQTVINEVVHGLPHGRHSTSRASLSANMSNGDVTTATSSASMSANMSNSDISRATCAASFNSIHGLLLQLSSLLDNNCRNLIDIGKKDQILGELIKELAKCSWIGSINLCPCPTLNSSYLRVLDLMLDIARTYTSQHLATIQTFLLELASECLGAENSFGLLLHDPTKLELRRQAASSYFSCLLGGIPEAPEEDMQLQRFTSPTLNLLRVSEVDISPLELQERIMSCISDSTYEVRIATLKGLLRLVKSMKVGDGDGIIYKWARPNLQPMLTNVLFVEENPKCVYYVLRIIFNWNILRLVMSNGLQVEKLNYIGTDCDSAFCLWDRLVHLNSTMMRAKTREIILCCMGICVKQFVELLRNSVYSNQHLIEKETTSDHSRIGQAMGWAKALSSINSFISLVKRHSSPSEPVSMRKATAEAIVASGLLEETKSIASFVSNSHIPSEEPNVSDMAEKLSQLKMLEVINFYAFRILDIWFTCIQLLEDEDVGLRQRLAKNVQKCINFKGLNGSLKNDAVPTQVDRVIESSFEFLSSVFSHWLGYFNYLSRLVLSTAISVSSCRDLVRRIFDKEIDNHHEEKLLICQICCSHLQQLSTSKPWMDGVDEGFNKSTIKVFIQSWRLGFLCQLISFIKSFLNTEERTDWIGGIGNHKDAFVSIYANLLGLYALTQCPHEDYDLSAQITDTHKVYVLEFVELRELIRPFLRNPLISNLYFLVIQSHEKMLGVSQTPQFQGGYSVWDGFDPYFLLR